GTGGGCCAAACAAGCGAAAATAAATCCTTAACATATGTTCTAAGTAAAATCCAAATTCAATCCTTCTTGAACTAAAATTCGCAGCGCATTGCTTGTTTGAACCAAACCTTCTCGAATTTTATAATCAAAGCACATGGAGCCGTTTAAAATTTCCTCTTGAAAATGTTTCAAGATAACATCCTCGACTTTAGCGAGTTCCAAATCATGGCTCGTGACCAAACCGATTACACGATTCTTTTTTAGCTCTTTTAAAATTCCTTTGCAAGCAAGAGAACGTTCTCTTGTGTTCGTTCCTTTTAAAATCTCATCAAGCAAAACAAGATGAGGCAAATCCGAATTCTGAATTTTTTTTACAATCTCCGAAAGCCTTCTTACTTCCGCATAAAAAAAAGAAATTCCTTCCTCTAAATTATCTTCGTTTCTCATACTCGTATGAATTTTTAAAACCGGCAAAGAAAATCGAGACGCAGGCACCGGCCCGCCCGCCAACGCGAGAATGGAAGAAACACCGATTGTACGCAGATATGTCGTTTTACCGGACATATTCGAACCCGTGATGAGAACAATATTTCCTTCCAGAACCTGATCCAATGGATTGGAAACTCTGAACTCCGAAGGGATAAGGGGATGGAAAAGACCTTTTCCCGAAATTCCTTCCTTAGAATTTTCAGAAAGAATCTCCGGGAAACAATAATCGGAAAACATCCACTTCAAATTCGCAAAAGGAAATAGAGAATCGAATAGGGTTAAATCATCGATCGACTTTTCCAAAAACGCGGAATATTTTTCCTTCCATTTGGAAATTTTCCCTAAAATCCAAAGATCGTAAAGAAAAAGGTTATTTAAAATTAAATGCAATAAGGGAGCTTCGGTCAAAGCGACGCGCTTTAATATACGATCCAAATCCTCGTAAGCAGATTTTAACTCCTCCTTAGAAGTATCCTGTAAAAGAGATCTACCGTTTTTATCCCGAATATTCAAACCTTTTAGATATATTAGAATTTTCTGAAGTCCTTTTATGCTTCCGGAAAGGGAATAATATTGTCGAAAGATTTCCAAAGAACGGGAACGATATAATCCGAAGAGAATCAAATTTAAAAACAAAACGGAAGCCGGAAAAGGAACTCCCAGAAACACATTTGCAGGAATAAACGCAAGAACCAGAATTGCAACCGGCCTGTAAATTCTTTTCAACCACGGATATCGTTTCCAAAGTTCCGAGGCGCCGTCGTTCTGGATCAATTTCATTTCCGCTTTCTCTTGATTGAGAGAAAAATCACGATTTTCCTTCAGATAAGAGGAAAGTCTAAGTATTTTAGGAATTGCTAACGCTTTCTCGGAAATCGATCGAACGATTGACTGACGAAGCAGAATATTTTCTATTTTAAAATCGGTCGAGGAATCCTCAGGATCCAAAAGGGAAATCAACTGGCGTTCCGCATTTGAAGTAAACGTAGTATCCAACCAAGGAACCAAGCCAGTTTCCCGAAACAGATCCAAGTCTCTTGCCAAAGGGGAAATTTTTTCCAAAGTAATCTTAGTTCCGAATTTTTTACCGAAACCTTTAATTCCAATCCTCGCAGATTCTCTTTCTAAGACAAAAATCCAAAGTCGAATTTTTTCTCGAGTTGAAAGAGTCTTTTTATACCTTCCGATCAAAAAGAAAAAAATGAGAAAAAAGACCAAAGAGGGAAAATAATAATAAACCGAAGAATGGAAATAATAGAAAACGGAAGTCCAAAGGACGAATGCAGAAAAGGAAATAAGACGAAACAAAGAAAGTTTAAAAAGAAGAATGGAAATTCGATCGTAGAATCTTTTTAATTTTCCAGCTCTGCGTTCTAGCCGATCAATCAGAATAGAAGGTTTCATCCAACTAAGGAGCTTATATTTTCGTAGTGTTCGTTTTCTCGCTTATAAATTTCAAAATCCAACAAACGAACCAACGATCCGAGATCAGGCATTACCCAGCGCGAAACCAATTTACCGCGCTCCTTACCTTTAATCTTATCCACATATACATATCCGAATAGATCGGTACCGTATTCGTACGCGACGAATCGTCCCATTCTTTTACCCGTATTGTTGATCAGCCGGATCTGCATTTTTTTGCAATTTTATCGTTTTAGGAAATTTCGTACAAGAAAAAAAACTCAAGTATTTTCCAATTTCTTCGATAGATAGTTCTGGGAGTCAATTGCTTTCTCAAGGAAGAGATCCGGCAAGATTTCCGATAAAAAATCTCGAATCAAACCAGAGAAGTCGCATGGAGGCGCAAAAATGTTTTACCCAGAAATGGATCCGAACTTAAAAAGTTCCTTTCTTTCAATTGACGAAACCGTCGCTAACCTCGTAAACAATACGATTCTTCCGCAATCCGGCCTAAAAGCGGGGAACCTTCTCAACGCGAATCAGATGAAAAAATTAAAAGAAATCCGTAAACGCAGATTCAGATCCAGCGAGTGGAAGAATTTTTTAAAAGATTAAAACTGTATTTTGATCTTAAAGAAAATCTTATCGTATTGAATGTTTTTGAACTTACGATTCGTTCTAAAACATTCTAAAACTTTAGAAAGCATAACACCAAATTATTTTCCATTTGAAAAATCCAATTCATAAAAAACTGCATTTCCAACGTTCTCTTACTCAATCTCTACACAATAGAGTGTCTAAAATTCTGCGTCTAAACGTGGAATTGGTCCTCAAATTAACGGTACTCTATTTTATAGGAATCAGTGGGAAAATTTCGAAAATAAAAAAGCCTGCTAAAAATAGCAGGCTTTTTTACACTAAACTCCGGTACGAAAATCAGTATTTGGTTTTAGTGGAAGGCATTTTCACGTTTAGAATGACATCCACTTTGGTAACGTCCCCTTCTCTTACGTTGATCATGGAATTGTTGAGATTCAAATCTTCCGCAAAAGAAGCCTTGATTTCATAATCACCCGGCTTGAGATTCGTGAACCAAAAATTTCCTTCGCCATCGGTATTCAATTTCTGAATTCCGGTAACGCTGGAAATGGTAGGCATAAAAATCGGCTGATTGATCACCGGATTATCCAAAGTTTTGTAGAAAACTTTTCCTTGAATCGCCCCGAAACCACTCATAGAAACATTAATAGGAAGTTCATTCTTCTTGTTCGGAAGAACTGCGAACGTTTCTTGAATTTCTGGATAGTCGTCGGCCTTGATCGTGATCTTATGAACTCCCGCGGGAACTCTACTCAGGGTAATTGTGTAGATATTGCCCGGAATCAACTGTCCTTGCCTCTTAACCGCGCCCCAGAAATTGG
The nucleotide sequence above comes from Leptospira weilii. Encoded proteins:
- a CDS encoding MutS family DNA mismatch repair protein; translation: MKPSILIDRLERRAGKLKRFYDRISILLFKLSLFRLISFSAFVLWTSVFYYFHSSVYYYFPSLVFFLIFFFLIGRYKKTLSTREKIRLWIFVLERESARIGIKGFGKKFGTKITLEKISPLARDLDLFRETGLVPWLDTTFTSNAERQLISLLDPEDSSTDFKIENILLRQSIVRSISEKALAIPKILRLSSYLKENRDFSLNQEKAEMKLIQNDGASELWKRYPWLKRIYRPVAILVLAFIPANVFLGVPFPASVLFLNLILFGLYRSRSLEIFRQYYSLSGSIKGLQKILIYLKGLNIRDKNGRSLLQDTSKEELKSAYEDLDRILKRVALTEAPLLHLILNNLFLYDLWILGKISKWKEKYSAFLEKSIDDLTLFDSLFPFANLKWMFSDYCFPEILSENSKEGISGKGLFHPLIPSEFRVSNPLDQVLEGNIVLITGSNMSGKTTYLRTIGVSSILALAGGPVPASRFSLPVLKIHTSMRNEDNLEEGISFFYAEVRRLSEIVKKIQNSDLPHLVLLDEILKGTNTRERSLACKGILKELKKNRVIGLVTSHDLELAKVEDVILKHFQEEILNGSMCFDYKIREGLVQTSNALRILVQEGLNLDFT